In the Centroberyx gerrardi isolate f3 chromosome 9, fCenGer3.hap1.cur.20231027, whole genome shotgun sequence genome, one interval contains:
- the nek1 gene encoding serine/threonine-protein kinase Nek1, producing the protein MDKYEKVKKIGEGSFGKAILVKSKEDGHQYVIKEIGISRMSNKERQESRKEVAVLANMSHPNIVQYRESFEEGGCLYIVMDYCEGGDLFKKINSQKGVLFPETQILDWFVQICLALKHVHDRKILHRDIKSQNIFLTKDGTIQLGDFGIARVLNSTVELARTCIGTPYYLSPEICENKPYNNKSDIWALGCVLYEMCTLKHAFEAGNMKNLVLKIIRGSYPPVSAHYSQDLRSLLGQLFRRNPRERPSVSSILDKPFLSRRIERFLTPQIIAQEFSHTFLHKQPKVGVAQGSPAKRPAPASIPLAPAQKITKPASKYGVPLTVKKVSDGAKKPAERKPAVKHKPAPLPAAPQRRVSQVEEERKKHEDGMRKKRMELIEKERKQREQMFLLKAGQMKRYEKEKINRINQAREQGWKHVLSSSGGSSPERKCFRGGGKRAAGAGPCPVPGAVQGPAPAPVPSRGLYEHYHAALDQMAKPQPKEASREGSSTGADGPIRGVPAAAGPVLPNGPARFPHPDAVKRELQRLQYVSKQAHISRQRGQMAAERAYQVEEFLQRKREAMINKVRAEGQLEYLARLRQIRLQNFNERQQIKARLRGEKYDSDGSDSQESSEEAEFRRKKIEVLKAQANARAAVLKEQLEKKRKEAYEREKRAWEDHLAVRGLKAGVAADAASVASVAVASTSETPLPQPSPSQPEPAAKALVLPASKPSTPAISMTAALKDVGANSPIKEDLSKPETAMVIQSEKKQILRRLNQNLKAQSPVEEDSAPPPEDTSPPPAQQNQSVAEKRPASGGDRKKWEAAEPPVLSVAQQTLEETCITTAAASVSPSSGGDRKKWEAGVPLVLPVAQQTLEETCIRTTEQTVGEVIQMGVLQEEAPRKAWGRSPDSQVLRVLQEAELQPFTQLLENVSMCEDKSKQTAAPEDALPSKPSPPAVVQSPEVQKESATATEVSDQEQSVAGAAERLTLAPDLTDTQDPSDLESMVLEECPKQASHPPGGVQQAWEQQAQQPAPPEGVTRPAETKEVEKSAEKQTESSGAAPCEEPLFMKLCSPAHRRTAALAMLSAQSSMDESSSSLASRSRSVSPLRSKHHDALLIGLSTGMFDANNPKMLRTCSLPDLSRLFSSQQDSAMSRETVVAPDNNLEVEDLEEPAKDEDQSETEDAYEDEDLRELRASMERLLQEEGDLTRSPPEDEAGDFNGNPPGDEDQEPFNRIAAEAEEDDPHRMAVDDDEEEEEEEDEEEEEEECSNGSPGDEDAGELLTNGVGEEHHSSNSQLNEEWHSDGSGEEQGGEVEHHDSIFSRLEELRFNLEQQMGFEKFIEAYNKIKAIHEDEDENIDLGSSLVLSILGTEHQHLYPNILHLVMADGAYQEDNDE; encoded by the exons ATGGACAAGTACGAAAAGGTGAAGAAAATTGGGGAAGGGTCATTTGGAAAGGCCATCCTCGTCAAATCCAAGGAGGATGGACACCAATATGTCATCAAAGAGATTGGCATATCAAGG ATGTCCAATAAAGAGAGGCAGGAATCTCGAAAAGAAGTTGCTGTTCTTGCCAACATGAGTCATCCCAACATTGTTCAGTACAGGGAGTCTTTTGAAG AGGGGGGATGTCTGTATATTGTGATGGACTACTGTGAGGGTGGAGACCTCTTCAAGAAGATCAACTCTCAGAAAGGAGTACTTTTCCCAGAAACGCAA ATCCTGGATTGGTTTGTGCAGATTTGCCTGGCACTGAAGCATGTACATGATCGAAAGATCCTCCACAGAGACATCAAATCACAG AACATATTTCTGACAAAAGATGGGACCATACAGCTTGGGGACTTTGGAATTGCAAGGGTGCTGAATAG CACTGTAGAGCTGGCAAGAACATGCATAGGAACGCCGTATTACCTATCACCTGAGATTTGTGAAAATAAACCCTACAACAACAAAAG TGATATTTGGGCCCTGGGGTGTGTCCTATATGAAATGTGCACTCTTAAGCATGCA TTTGAGGCTGGCAACATGAAGAACCTGGTTCTGAAGATCATCCGTGGCTCATACCCTCCTGTGTCGGCTCACTACTCCCAAGACTTGCGCTCTCTCTTGGGACAGCTATTCAGGCGCAACCCCCGAGAGAGGCCCTCGGTCAGCAGTATACTGGACAAACCCTTCCTCTCACGTAGGATAGAAAGGTTCCTCACACCACAG ATCATTGCTCAGGAATTCAGCCATACTTTTCTTCACAAGCAGCCTAAAGTGGGTGTGGCACAGGGGTCACCAG CCAAGCGTCCTGCCCCTGCTTCCATACCTCTCGCCCCAGCCCAGAAGATTACCAAACCAGCCAGCAAATACGGAGTGCCTTTAACTGTCAAGAAGGTGTCAGACGGAGCCAAGAAGCCCGCAGAGAGGAAACCAGCTGTAAAACATAAACCG GCCCCTCTCCCAGCAGCCCCCCAGAGAAGAGTGAGTcaagtggaggaagagaggaaaaaacatgaG GATGGCATGAGAAAGAAAAGGATGGAGctgatagagaaagaaaggaaacaaaGGGAGCAG ATGTTCCTGTTGAAAGCGGGGCAAATGAAGAGATATGAAAAGGAAAAG ATCAATCGTATAAACCAAGCTCGAGAGCAGGGCTGGAAGCATGTCTTGAGTTCTAGTGGAGGCAGCAGCCCAGAGAGGAAG TGTTTTAGAGGTGGTGGCAAGAGGGCAGCAGGTGCTGGTCCTTGCCCCGTCCCAGGCGCAGTCCAGGGTCCTGCTCCAGCCCCAGTGCCCAGCAGGGGCCTGTATGAACACTACCACGCTGCTCTGGACCAGATGGCCAAGCCACAGCCTAAGGAGGCCAGCAGGGAGGGATCCTCAACAGGAGCGGACGGCCCCATTCG GGGtgtacctgctgctgctggcccagTGCTACCCAATGGACCTGCCCGATTCCCACACCCTGATGCTGTCAAGAGAGAACTACAGAGGCTGCAGTATGTTTCTAAACAAGCCCATATTAGCAG GCAACGTGGTCAGATGGCTGCTGAACGGGCCTACCAGGTCGAGGAGTTTTTACAGCGTAAGAGAGAAGCCATGATTAACAAAGTCCGTGCTGAGGGACAGCTG GAGTACTTGGCAAGGCTGAGGCAGATCCGGCTGCAGAACTTTAATGAGCGTCAGCAGATCAAAGCTCGACTCAGAGGGGAGAAG tatgACAGCGATGGTTCTGACAGCCAGGAGTCCAGTGAGGAGGCGGAGTTCAGAAGAAAGAAGATAGAGGTTTTGAAA GCCCAAGCAAATGCCCGTGCTGCTGTGCTGAAAGAGCAActagagaagaagaggaaagaagcttacgagagagagaagagagcttGGGAGGACCAT CTTGCAGTTCGGGGGCTGAAGGCTGGTGTAGCAGCAGATGCAGCATCAGTAGCATCAGTAGCAGTAGCATCTACCTCTGAGACTCCTCTTCCACAGCCCAGCCCCTCTCAGCCAGAACCAGCCGCTAAAGCTCTAGTCCTGCCTGCATCTAAACCCTCCACCCCAGCCATATCCATGACTGCTGCCCTGAAGGATGTTGGCGCA AATTCTCCCATAAAAGAAGACTTGTCCAAACCAGAGACTGCTATGGTGATCCAG AGTGAAAAAAAGCAGATTCTGCGCAGACTTAACCAGAATCTAAAAGCCCAGAGCCCAGTGGAGGAGGACTCAGCTCCACCCCCTGAGGACACGAGTCCCCCTCCTGCCCAACAGAACCAGTCTGTCGCAGAGAAACGGCCGGCTTcgggaggagacaggaagaagTGGGAAGCTGCAGAACCGCCCGTCCTTTCTGTGGCTCAGCAAACCTTAGAGGAGACCTGCATCACTACGGCTG CTGCTTCAGTGTCTCCATCTTCTGGTGGAGACAGGAAGAAATGGGAGGCAGGAGTCCCACTTGTCCTCCCTGTAGCCCAACAAACTCTAGAGGAAACCTGCATCAGGACCACTG AGCAGACAGTGGGTGAAGTCATTCAGATGGGTGTGCTACAGGAAGAGGCTCCTAGGAAGGCGTGGGGGAGGAGTCCAGACTCTCAGGTGCTGAGAGTCCTCCAGGAGGCGGAGCTTCAGCCTTTCACCCAGCTGCTAGAGAACGTCAGCATGTGTGAGG ACAAGTCTAAACAGACAGCAGCGCCTGAAGACGCACTGCCCTCTAAGCCAAGTCCACCTGCTGTAGTTCAGAGCCCCGAGGTTCAGAAGGAGAGTGCAACTGCAACAGAAGTCTCAGATCAGGAACAGTCTGTGGCAGGTGCAGCAGAAAGGCTAACACTAGCCCCCGACCTCACTGACACTCAGG ATCCATCAGACTTGGAGTCAATGGTTTTGGAAGAGTGCCCAAAGCAGGCCTCACATCCCCCAGGTGGAGTACAGCAGGCATGGGAGCAGCAGGCCCAGCAGCCAGC GCCACCGGAGGGCGTTACAAGACCAGCAGAGACCAAGGAGGTTGAGAAGAgtgcagagaaacaaacagaatcCTCCG GTGCGGCGCCCTGCGAGGAGCCCCTGTTCATGAAGCTGTGTTCCCCGGCCCACCGGCGCACTGCTGCTCTCGCAATGCTCTCAGCCCAGTCCTCTATGGACGAATCGTCCTCCTCTCTGGCCTCTCGCTCACGCTCCGTCTCACCTCTCCGCTCCAAACACCACGACGCCCTCCTCATCGGCCTCTCTACGGGCATGTTTGACGCCAACAACCCCAAG ATGCTGCGGACATGCTCTCTGCCAGACCTCAGTCGTCTCTTCAGCTCTCAACAGGACTCTGCCATGTCTAGAGAGACTGTTGTTGCCCCGGACAACAACCTGGAAGTAGAGGACCTGGAAGAGCCAGCTAAAGATGAGGATCAGTCCGAGACTGAGGa TGCGTATGAGGATGAAGACCTGCGGGAGCTCAGGGCCTCCATGGAGAGGCTGCTGCAAGAGGAGGGAGACTTAACCAGGAGCCCTCCagaggatgaagcaggggaCTTTAATGGAAACCCTCCAGGGGATGAAGACCAAGAGCCTTTCAACAGGATTGCTGCTGAGGCTGAGGAGGACGACCCCCATCGGATGGCtgtagatgatgatgaggaggaggaagaggaggaggatgaggaggaggaggaggaggaatgctCCAATGGAAGTCCTGGTGATGAAGACGCTGGGGAGCTGCTTACCAATGGAGTGGGAGAAGAGCACCACAGCAGTAACAGCCAGCTCAATGAAGAGTGGCATTCAG ATGGCAGtggggaggagcagggaggagaggtcGAGCATCATGACAGCATCTTCAGCCGCCTGGAAGAGCTCCGCTTCAACCTGGAGCAGCAGATGGGCTTTGAGAAGTTCATTGAGGCCTACAATAAGATTAAG GCTATacatgaagatgaagatgagaaTATTGACCTGGGCTCCAGTTTAGTCTTGAGCATTTTGGGAACTGAGCACCAGCATCTGTATCCCAACATCCTTCACCTAGTAATGGCAGATGGGGCATACCAAGAAG ATAATGATGAATAG